A portion of the Sphingorhabdus pulchriflava genome contains these proteins:
- a CDS encoding TonB-dependent receptor domain-containing protein, which yields MKRIFGTTLLLTSALVAPAALAQDVTQPEAAEEAAPAVEETQPAEEEVEISGPGANSGEGQEIVVQGRYIPNVIRATPEVVSVLSAADIARTGEGEVAGALQRVTGLSVVGGKFVYVRGLGERYSLALLNGSPLPSPEPLRRVIPLDLFPTSILASTVVQKSYSADYPGEFGGGVINLTTKNAPSEGFFDVGFGIGGDTETTFETGYTYFGSRGDWTGYDSGERSPKGAFANALATGNRILAGSQFSVADVQEITASLSNSRTNVIQRNLDIQPNISGDIAMGKTFPIGVVDLGVIAIAGYNNNWRTRSGMQQFGNVSTANGSSFLEPARDFDYLSTENRIILNGMIGLGLQFGEHKIRFNNLFIRDTLKEARVALGNNFDTVGPSPTRPDATIQTGITSWFERQLFDSQIIGEFQFGDLSLDLRGTYAKSQRDAPYERSYSYVYSEAFQDYVNDLRSPGQDAFVAFSELEDTVWAGGADVAYKLPTEYPLTLSAGYAYYDNSRDSIRRDFQFQPSSALNPAVTQQRIDYLLSDYNVYSYNVLLTETTGGLGSAAFTAGLKVHAGYAMLEIEPVDGVTLNAGVRYEDGKQFVQPTALFGLTPAPRTDLNNDYFLPAGTITWNFAEDMQLRLAGSRTIARPQFRELAPQPYRDTDSGRTFFGNQYLQDSELTNVEARYEWYFDRDQRFSIAGFYKDITNPIESVAVQVGSSFFTSFANAPKATLYGVEIETQKYFPLETLGGDFWLNRRLAVVANYTYSDSEIKIGANDTTVSFSSAPNSVPASTVFDTNRKLRLTGQSKHLVNLQLSLEDTENLSQQTLLLTYTSPRATNRGPNLSPDYIERPGLRLDLILRQGLKIAGKELEFKLEGRNLTGTDYREQQRLGDSVLNINSYDVGTSYSASMTVKF from the coding sequence ATGAAACGCATATTCGGCACCACATTGCTGCTCACTTCCGCTCTTGTCGCTCCGGCGGCACTTGCGCAGGATGTCACCCAGCCAGAGGCGGCGGAAGAGGCTGCTCCGGCAGTTGAGGAGACCCAGCCTGCAGAGGAAGAGGTCGAAATTTCAGGTCCGGGTGCCAATAGCGGCGAAGGACAAGAGATCGTTGTTCAGGGGCGCTATATCCCGAATGTGATCCGCGCGACGCCTGAAGTCGTATCGGTATTGTCGGCGGCAGATATCGCCCGCACGGGTGAAGGTGAAGTCGCAGGTGCCCTGCAACGCGTCACTGGCCTTTCGGTCGTCGGCGGCAAATTCGTCTATGTGCGCGGACTGGGTGAGCGCTATTCGCTCGCGCTGCTCAATGGTTCGCCCCTGCCGTCGCCTGAGCCGCTGCGTCGCGTTATCCCGCTCGATCTCTTCCCGACCAGCATTCTGGCCTCAACCGTTGTGCAGAAAAGCTATTCAGCCGATTACCCGGGTGAATTTGGCGGCGGCGTGATCAACCTGACCACCAAAAATGCACCATCGGAAGGCTTTTTCGATGTCGGTTTCGGCATCGGAGGCGATACCGAGACTACTTTCGAAACCGGCTACACCTATTTCGGCAGCCGAGGTGACTGGACCGGTTATGACAGCGGCGAACGCTCGCCCAAAGGTGCTTTCGCCAATGCGCTGGCTACGGGCAACCGCATCCTTGCAGGATCGCAGTTTAGCGTCGCCGATGTGCAGGAAATCACCGCCAGCCTCAGCAATTCTCGCACCAATGTGATCCAGCGCAATCTGGATATCCAGCCGAACATCAGCGGTGATATTGCCATGGGCAAGACCTTTCCGATAGGTGTTGTCGATCTGGGTGTCATTGCCATTGCCGGTTACAACAACAACTGGCGCACGCGCAGCGGGATGCAGCAGTTTGGTAACGTATCGACCGCCAATGGCAGCTCGTTCCTCGAACCCGCTCGCGATTTCGACTATCTGTCGACCGAAAACCGCATCATCCTCAATGGCATGATCGGTCTGGGCCTGCAATTTGGCGAGCACAAAATCCGCTTCAACAATCTGTTCATTCGCGACACCTTGAAAGAAGCGCGGGTAGCCCTCGGCAACAATTTTGACACGGTAGGGCCCAGCCCGACCCGCCCCGACGCAACGATCCAGACCGGCATCACTAGCTGGTTCGAACGCCAGCTTTTTGACAGCCAGATCATCGGCGAATTCCAGTTTGGCGATCTCTCGCTCGATCTCCGCGGCACCTATGCCAAGTCGCAGCGCGATGCGCCCTATGAACGCTCGTACAGCTATGTCTATAGCGAGGCCTTTCAGGATTATGTGAACGATCTGCGTTCGCCTGGACAGGACGCCTTTGTCGCATTCAGTGAGCTGGAAGATACCGTTTGGGCGGGTGGAGCGGATGTGGCCTATAAGCTGCCCACCGAATATCCGCTGACCCTTTCGGCGGGCTATGCTTATTATGACAATAGCCGCGATTCCATCCGCCGCGATTTCCAGTTCCAGCCTTCGTCGGCACTCAATCCGGCTGTTACACAACAGCGCATCGATTATCTTCTGAGCGACTATAACGTCTACAGCTACAATGTGTTGCTGACTGAAACCACAGGTGGCCTTGGTTCAGCGGCCTTTACTGCTGGCCTTAAGGTGCATGCCGGATATGCCATGCTCGAAATCGAACCAGTCGATGGCGTGACGCTGAACGCGGGTGTACGCTATGAAGACGGTAAGCAGTTTGTCCAGCCGACGGCGCTGTTCGGCTTGACGCCAGCGCCGCGCACAGATCTCAACAATGATTACTTCCTGCCTGCGGGGACGATTACCTGGAACTTTGCTGAAGACATGCAGCTTCGCCTTGCTGGTTCGCGCACCATCGCGCGCCCGCAGTTCCGCGAACTTGCGCCGCAGCCTTATCGCGATACCGATTCCGGCCGCACTTTCTTTGGCAACCAGTATCTGCAGGACTCAGAGCTGACCAATGTCGAGGCGCGATACGAATGGTATTTCGATCGCGACCAGCGTTTCTCGATCGCAGGCTTCTATAAGGACATCACCAACCCGATTGAAAGCGTGGCGGTGCAGGTCGGCTCGAGCTTCTTCACCAGTTTTGCCAATGCGCCGAAAGCGACGTTGTACGGCGTGGAAATCGAAACCCAGAAATATTTCCCGCTCGAGACTTTGGGTGGTGATTTCTGGCTCAACCGCCGTCTCGCGGTGGTGGCGAACTACACCTACTCGGACTCTGAGATCAAAATCGGTGCCAATGACACGACGGTCAGCTTTTCGAGCGCGCCCAATTCAGTTCCTGCTTCAACAGTGTTCGACACAAACCGGAAATTGCGCCTAACGGGTCAGTCAAAGCATCTGGTAAACCTGCAGCTCAGCCTTGAGGATACAGAGAACCTCTCGCAACAAACGCTGCTGCTGACCTATACCAGCCCGCGCGCAACCAACCGCGGCCCGAACCTTTCGCCCGACTATATCGAGCGTCCTGGTCTGCGGCTCGACCTCATTCTGCGGCAGGGGCTGAAGATCGCCGGCAAGGAACTGGAGTTCAAGCTGGAAGGTCGAAACCTGACCGGCACCGACTATCGTGAACAGCAACGGCTGGGGGATTCGGTTCTCAACATCAACAGCTATGATGTTGGCACCAGCTATTCGGCCAGCATGACCGTCAAGTTCTGA
- a CDS encoding type II secretion system protein N produces the protein MTRALLQKAADGLVLALRRVTPADAVVGLALVFAAIQAARLFWVLVTPIAPIGDWRPSAVNVVPASERGALFGGFDPFFRTEQVSADTEVVTSLPLTLFGIRTNEASGGGSAIIAGADGVQNSWSVGETIMPGATLHSVAFDHVVISNNGVLEKMYIDQSVPAENVTPNSIEPTPEPTSEPAVKLNAQTLQQSVGLNPRNEGGKVTGLVVSAKDDGTMISAAGLQKGDVITSVNGRPVSAAAELAAQLRPGARLTLEIERGAQKLPVALILEQ, from the coding sequence ATGACACGGGCTTTGCTGCAAAAGGCTGCTGACGGCTTGGTTTTGGCGTTACGTCGCGTTACGCCTGCTGATGCTGTTGTGGGTCTGGCGCTTGTATTCGCGGCGATCCAGGCGGCCCGGTTGTTCTGGGTGTTGGTCACTCCTATCGCCCCGATCGGCGATTGGCGACCCAGCGCGGTGAATGTCGTCCCGGCTTCGGAACGCGGCGCGTTATTTGGCGGTTTCGATCCCTTTTTCCGCACGGAACAGGTTTCCGCCGACACTGAGGTCGTCACTTCGTTACCGCTGACATTGTTCGGCATTCGCACCAATGAAGCATCAGGCGGGGGCTCTGCGATTATCGCAGGGGCAGATGGAGTACAGAATAGTTGGTCGGTTGGCGAAACGATCATGCCCGGCGCGACGCTGCATTCGGTTGCGTTTGATCATGTCGTCATCAGCAACAATGGCGTGTTGGAAAAAATGTATATTGATCAGTCGGTGCCGGCGGAAAATGTGACACCGAACAGCATAGAGCCGACACCCGAGCCGACCAGCGAACCAGCGGTCAAGCTTAACGCACAGACGCTCCAGCAGTCTGTTGGCCTTAATCCGCGCAACGAAGGCGGCAAAGTGACCGGTCTGGTCGTTTCGGCCAAGGATGACGGGACGATGATATCTGCAGCCGGGCTACAAAAGGGTGACGTCATCACCTCGGTCAACGGCAGACCGGTATCGGCCGCAGCCGAGCTTGCGGCGCAACTGCGCCCCGGTGCGCGCCTCACTCTCGAAATCGAACGCGGCGCGCAGAAGCTGCCGGTTGCCCTCATTCTGGAACAATGA
- the gspD gene encoding type II secretion system secretin GspD, giving the protein MKNKFLALSLATLLAATPLQAQHILNVRDADIRAFVQDAARVTGQTFIVDSRVQGKVSVVTDRSLSRSEYFEVFLSTLRANGLVAIPVRGGGYRVQQADGAATQPTRVGSASAPASQFVTEVFRLRSIDAPAAVETLRPLISREGSITANRNANSLVVADYADNIRRIRDLVRQIDRDSAATQIVALDNAGAREIASALQGLAGQGVAGEGARPPVTVVPIDSSNAIALRGDPTSVSRFASMAKELDKRAESGAEIRVYQLEYANAETLLPTIQSLIGENSASPMPTAAVAQGTPAQLGEGAAPSAASAPVSVTGSASALGGRGKIVVSRYEGTNAIIIAASADTQKMLGELIRQLDSRPQQVLVEAIVVEIGNDAAKRLGVQFLIGGKDAPFAATNYSNAVPSILTIGGAIAAEKLATQTTTVNGNVTTTTQRSPLGDSLQQAAAQSILNATGGFGGFALDIGADAIFGTIINAVQNDTESNILATPHIVTLNNQRAKFLVGQDVPITTGEALSDNFDNAFRTVQRKEVGIKLEVLPQVNQFGEVKLFVKQEVSSVAGPVSNRSSDLIFNKREFETTLTVGDGQILAIGGLLNDDERRTIERIPLLSDIPILGELFKSKSRTRRKTNLTVFIRPTIIRSRADGDAHTARRYDYVRGLQLDRNPDMEPSIDQLFRDYMGAPLPVAPTLEPGDTLVGASADRTRPEEGQIQLLPEAEVKP; this is encoded by the coding sequence ATGAAGAACAAATTCCTCGCTTTGTCGCTCGCGACACTTCTGGCTGCAACCCCGTTGCAGGCGCAGCATATCCTGAATGTTCGCGATGCCGATATCCGCGCTTTTGTGCAGGACGCCGCGCGCGTCACCGGCCAGACATTCATTGTCGATAGCCGGGTGCAAGGGAAGGTTTCGGTGGTTACCGACCGATCACTCAGCCGGTCTGAATATTTTGAGGTCTTTCTGTCGACACTGCGCGCTAATGGGCTAGTGGCGATTCCAGTGCGCGGCGGTGGCTATCGTGTCCAGCAGGCCGATGGTGCCGCAACGCAACCGACCCGGGTTGGTTCAGCGTCCGCGCCTGCCAGTCAGTTTGTCACCGAAGTGTTCCGGTTGCGCTCGATCGATGCACCAGCAGCGGTTGAAACGCTCCGCCCGCTGATCAGTCGCGAGGGATCGATTACCGCCAACCGCAACGCCAACAGCCTGGTCGTGGCGGACTATGCCGATAATATCCGCCGCATCCGCGACCTCGTCCGCCAGATCGATCGCGACAGCGCGGCTACGCAGATTGTCGCGCTCGACAATGCCGGAGCACGTGAGATCGCAAGTGCGTTGCAAGGGCTGGCGGGGCAGGGCGTCGCGGGAGAAGGAGCCCGCCCGCCTGTTACTGTTGTGCCGATAGATTCGAGCAATGCCATTGCTTTACGCGGCGATCCTACTTCGGTTTCTAGATTTGCCTCTATGGCAAAAGAGCTCGACAAGCGGGCGGAATCCGGAGCTGAAATCCGCGTCTATCAGCTCGAATATGCCAATGCTGAGACACTGCTGCCGACCATCCAGTCGCTGATCGGCGAAAACTCCGCCTCGCCGATGCCTACAGCAGCAGTGGCGCAAGGTACTCCGGCCCAATTGGGTGAGGGCGCCGCTCCATCTGCAGCATCGGCTCCGGTTTCGGTAACGGGGTCGGCCAGTGCGCTAGGTGGGCGTGGCAAGATTGTCGTCAGCCGTTATGAAGGTACCAACGCGATCATCATTGCAGCGAGCGCCGATACGCAAAAAATGCTGGGTGAACTGATCCGCCAACTCGATTCGCGCCCGCAGCAAGTCTTAGTCGAGGCAATTGTCGTCGAAATCGGCAATGATGCAGCAAAGCGGTTGGGCGTGCAGTTCCTGATTGGCGGCAAGGATGCGCCTTTTGCGGCCACCAACTATTCGAATGCCGTGCCGAGCATTTTGACCATTGGCGGTGCGATTGCAGCAGAAAAACTCGCGACACAAACGACAACGGTGAACGGCAATGTCACGACGACGACCCAGCGCAGCCCGTTGGGCGATAGTCTGCAACAGGCGGCTGCGCAGTCAATCCTGAATGCAACCGGTGGTTTTGGCGGTTTTGCGCTTGATATCGGCGCTGACGCCATTTTCGGTACGATCATCAACGCAGTCCAGAACGACACCGAATCCAATATTCTCGCGACGCCGCATATCGTGACGCTCAACAACCAAAGGGCAAAATTCCTGGTCGGGCAGGATGTGCCGATCACCACAGGTGAAGCGCTGTCGGACAATTTCGATAACGCCTTCCGTACGGTGCAGCGCAAGGAAGTGGGCATCAAGCTAGAGGTCTTGCCGCAGGTCAACCAATTTGGAGAGGTCAAACTTTTCGTCAAACAGGAAGTGTCGAGCGTTGCTGGTCCGGTTTCCAACCGATCATCAGACCTGATTTTCAACAAGCGCGAGTTCGAAACGACATTGACTGTCGGCGATGGCCAGATCCTCGCAATTGGCGGGCTGCTCAACGATGATGAGCGCCGTACCATTGAGAGAATCCCTTTGCTGTCCGACATACCGATCCTCGGTGAGTTGTTCAAATCGAAGAGCCGGACACGGCGCAAGACCAATCTGACGGTGTTCATCCGGCCCACCATCATTCGCAGCCGGGCGGATGGCGATGCCCATACTGCCCGCCGATATGACTATGTGCGCGGGCTGCAGCTTGATCGTAATCCGGATATGGAACCTTCTATCGACCAGCTTTTCCGTGACTATATGGGGGCGCCGCTGCCGGTCGCGCCGACGCTGGAACCCGGCGACACGCTCGTCGGTGCCTCGGCGGATCGGACCCGCCCGGAAGAAGGTCAGATTCAGCTGCTTCCTGAAGCCGAGGTTAAGCCATGA
- the gspE gene encoding type II secretion system ATPase GspE codes for MKIGRGSGEDTQPDSGPIPLDLPYAFAKSRGVVLLKREDGRLQVAMRAGADPADLLEVRRYLAMPFDVEIAEPADFDRHLSDHYAMDGTAAAMAGSIEAGNADDDLLVSGLPSADDLLDSADDAPVIRLINGIIAEAIRQGVSDIHIEPYESGLVVRMRQDGVLQERLRMPPHVAPVVVSRIKVMARLDIAERRVPQDGRISLTLGGKQVDVRVSTLPSRVGERVVLRILDKDSAFISLDLLGMSDNARAVISAALAEPNGIILVTGPTGSGKTTSLYACLKQLNDGKRNILTVEDPVEYAFDGIGQTQVNAKVGMTFAAGLRAILRQDPDVVMVGEIRDRETAEIAVQAALTGHLVLSTVHTNDAIGAITRMRDFKIEPFLLASTLRAVIAQRLVRRLCPDCREPVQAEAGAAALLGLDAGSVIYRPVGCEKCGGSGYQGRIGVFEAIKVDDTVRRYIGNGGDEAIIARHVFANSPNLAAAARRLVRDGETTAEEAVRIMRSEATADA; via the coding sequence ATGAAGATCGGGCGCGGATCCGGTGAAGATACCCAGCCAGATAGCGGGCCGATACCACTCGACCTGCCCTACGCCTTTGCCAAATCGCGCGGCGTCGTTTTGCTAAAACGCGAAGACGGGCGGCTGCAGGTGGCGATGCGGGCAGGTGCTGACCCCGCCGACCTGCTCGAGGTCCGCCGTTATCTCGCCATGCCTTTCGATGTCGAGATAGCCGAGCCCGCCGATTTCGACCGCCATCTCTCGGACCATTATGCGATGGATGGAACCGCTGCGGCAATGGCTGGGTCGATCGAGGCGGGCAATGCCGATGATGATCTGCTGGTGTCAGGCCTACCCAGTGCAGACGATCTGCTCGACAGTGCCGACGACGCGCCGGTCATCCGCCTGATCAACGGAATCATTGCCGAAGCGATCCGGCAGGGCGTGTCCGATATCCATATCGAACCGTATGAGTCTGGGCTTGTGGTGCGCATGCGGCAGGACGGAGTGCTGCAGGAAAGGCTGCGCATGCCGCCGCATGTTGCGCCGGTTGTCGTCAGTCGTATCAAGGTGATGGCGCGACTTGATATAGCCGAACGGCGCGTGCCGCAGGACGGCCGCATCAGCCTGACGCTCGGCGGCAAGCAGGTCGACGTCCGTGTATCGACCTTGCCCAGCCGCGTCGGCGAACGCGTGGTGCTGCGTATCCTTGATAAGGACAGCGCCTTCATCTCGCTCGACCTGCTCGGGATGTCAGACAATGCGCGTGCGGTTATTTCGGCTGCACTGGCCGAACCCAATGGCATCATCCTCGTTACGGGCCCTACCGGATCGGGTAAGACGACCAGCCTCTATGCCTGTCTAAAGCAGTTGAATGACGGCAAGCGTAACATCCTGACCGTCGAAGACCCGGTCGAATATGCCTTTGACGGTATTGGTCAAACACAGGTCAACGCCAAGGTCGGGATGACCTTCGCGGCCGGATTGCGCGCCATTCTCCGTCAGGACCCCGATGTGGTGATGGTCGGCGAAATCCGCGACCGCGAGACGGCGGAGATCGCGGTGCAAGCGGCGCTCACAGGCCACCTCGTTCTCTCTACGGTGCACACCAATGACGCGATCGGCGCGATAACGCGCATGCGCGATTTCAAGATCGAACCGTTTCTGCTTGCCTCGACGCTGCGCGCGGTGATTGCGCAGCGGCTGGTGCGGCGGTTGTGCCCTGATTGCCGAGAACCGGTACAGGCGGAAGCAGGTGCTGCGGCGCTGCTCGGGCTCGATGCTGGCAGTGTGATTTACCGTCCGGTCGGCTGCGAAAAATGCGGTGGCAGTGGCTATCAGGGACGTATCGGCGTATTCGAAGCAATCAAGGTCGACGACACCGTCCGTCGCTATATCGGCAATGGCGGCGATGAAGCGATCATCGCGCGTCATGTCTTTGCCAACAGCCCGAACCTGGCCGCCGCCGCCCGCCGTCTTGTCCGTGACGGAGAGACGACCGCGGAAGAAGCCGTGCGTATCATGCGTTCGGAGGCGACCGCTGATGCCTGA
- the gspF gene encoding type II secretion system inner membrane protein GspF → MPDFAWRAIDVEGREKRGRIAAANDQIVRDRLVQQRLHVVAVEPAAPKPTVSAGLPKILQRTPKLRLKQLTLFTRQLSSLVQVSPLEEALRTASLQTESQSARIILGNVHSGIVEGQRLSEAMRREETSFPPMYRAMVSAGESSGALPEILLRLANLLERRAAINSKLLSALAYPIILTLVALLVVSGLMISVVPRVVEQFDDVNQQLPTITRIVIGLSSFLASYWWALLLLLGLVAVAATAALRREHIRLRFDSFLLRIPVIGRLIRDLNAARLARTLSTMVSSRLPLLDGLRLTRDTVGNRALRVANDLMIEQVRTGGSLSGAMRTAGVFPPLLVYLTASGESSGQLELMLERAADYLEREFDNFTTTALSLLEPLIIVAMGGIVAVIILSILLPILQLQNLAGL, encoded by the coding sequence ATGCCTGATTTTGCCTGGCGTGCGATCGATGTGGAAGGCCGCGAGAAACGCGGACGCATTGCTGCCGCCAATGATCAGATTGTGCGTGATCGCCTGGTGCAGCAGCGACTACATGTCGTCGCTGTAGAGCCTGCAGCACCCAAACCGACAGTGTCGGCTGGATTGCCCAAGATTCTGCAACGCACGCCGAAACTGCGCCTGAAGCAATTAACGCTGTTCACGCGCCAACTTTCCTCGCTGGTGCAGGTGTCACCGCTCGAGGAGGCATTGCGCACCGCAAGCCTGCAAACCGAGTCCCAGTCGGCGCGTATCATTTTGGGCAATGTCCATTCCGGTATCGTGGAAGGCCAAAGGTTATCCGAAGCGATGCGGCGCGAAGAGACGAGTTTCCCCCCAATGTACCGTGCGATGGTATCTGCAGGGGAAAGCTCCGGCGCGTTACCGGAAATCCTGCTGCGGTTGGCAAACCTGCTCGAGCGACGCGCGGCGATCAACAGCAAGCTGCTTTCGGCGCTTGCCTATCCGATCATATTGACGCTCGTGGCGCTGCTCGTTGTATCCGGGCTGATGATTTCTGTCGTCCCGCGCGTGGTTGAACAGTTTGACGATGTGAACCAGCAACTGCCGACGATCACGCGCATCGTCATCGGCCTCTCGTCATTCCTCGCGAGTTACTGGTGGGCCCTGTTGCTATTGCTTGGCCTCGTCGCAGTCGCGGCCACGGCTGCATTGCGTCGCGAACATATCCGGCTGCGTTTTGACAGCTTCCTGCTGCGCATTCCCGTCATTGGCCGCCTGATCCGCGATCTCAATGCAGCCCGGCTGGCGCGTACATTGTCGACCATGGTGTCAAGCCGCTTGCCGTTGCTCGATGGCCTGCGCCTGACGCGCGACACCGTCGGCAACCGCGCGCTGCGTGTCGCGAACGACCTGATGATCGAACAGGTGCGCACTGGCGGCAGTCTTTCGGGTGCGATGCGTACCGCCGGCGTTTTTCCGCCGCTGCTCGTTTACCTGACCGCGAGCGGCGAAAGCTCGGGCCAGCTGGAATTGATGCTAGAACGCGCCGCCGATTATCTCGAACGCGAGTTCGACAATTTCACCACGACTGCGCTGTCGCTGCTCGAGCCGCTGATCATTGTGGCGATGGGCGGCATTGTCGCTGTCATCATCCTGTCGATCCTTCTGCCTATCCTTCAACTGCAAAATCTAGCGGGGCTATGA
- the gspG gene encoding type II secretion system major pseudopilin GspG produces the protein MTMISRKLLWNLFTDMMLPDLQFRNAHNRKAAIKPRANGFTLTEMLVTLFILGLVTTVVVINVLPNQDKAMVAKAKADVSTLSQAMESYRLDNMTYPSASEGLQALVTPPAAAGSSARPGYIKKLPSDPWGRPYQYANPGRNGAFDVYSLGADGAPGGDNENADIYSD, from the coding sequence ATGACCATGATTTCACGCAAACTCCTCTGGAACCTGTTTACCGACATGATGTTGCCCGACCTGCAGTTTCGTAACGCGCACAATCGCAAAGCTGCGATAAAGCCCAGGGCCAATGGATTCACATTGACCGAAATGCTGGTCACGCTTTTCATTCTCGGCCTTGTGACCACGGTGGTTGTCATCAATGTGTTGCCCAATCAGGACAAGGCGATGGTCGCCAAGGCCAAGGCCGATGTCTCGACGCTTTCACAGGCGATGGAGAGCTACCGGCTCGACAATATGACCTATCCATCGGCGAGCGAAGGGCTTCAGGCACTGGTCACACCACCAGCTGCGGCTGGATCCTCGGCACGACCCGGCTATATCAAGAAGCTGCCCAGCGACCCCTGGGGGCGCCCCTATCAATATGCAAATCCGGGCCGCAATGGCGCGTTCGATGTCTATTCGCTAGGCGCCGACGGCGCGCCCGGTGGCGATAATGAAAATGCCGATATCTATTCCGACTAA
- a CDS encoding GspH/FimT family pseudopilin, protein MPISIPTKHKPAPNGFTLVEMLVVIFLLGLASAAVVLMLPGGDSAARNDAERLAARIAAARDEAVLQARPVVFWTRASGYGFEQRFDGQWRAHPDPAFKPRNFENGTRILGASQNRILFDATGLPSSPAKIELTNGEGSSLVSVSASGEVAVAR, encoded by the coding sequence ATGCCGATATCTATTCCGACTAAGCATAAACCTGCACCCAACGGCTTCACGCTGGTCGAAATGCTGGTAGTGATCTTTTTGCTGGGTCTCGCTTCAGCGGCCGTGGTGCTGATGCTCCCGGGCGGCGACAGCGCCGCGCGGAATGATGCTGAGCGATTGGCTGCACGCATCGCGGCGGCACGCGACGAAGCGGTCTTGCAGGCGCGCCCGGTTGTGTTTTGGACGCGTGCTTCGGGCTATGGGTTCGAACAGCGTTTCGACGGGCAATGGCGTGCCCATCCGGATCCCGCATTCAAGCCGCGCAATTTTGAAAACGGCACGCGTATATTGGGTGCATCGCAGAACCGCATCTTGTTTGACGCCACCGGTCTGCCTTCTTCGCCTGCAAAAATCGAACTGACCAATGGCGAAGGCAGCAGCCTTGTGTCCGTCAGCGCATCGGGGGAGGTTGCCGTTGCGCGCTGA
- the gspI gene encoding type II secretion system minor pseudopilin GspI, which translates to MRADRPAQNGFTLIEVVVALAVFSLAALALIKLSAFSMRTGGDVVAHELAWQVARNRAVEIISDPAMPALGESQGSEANGGQVFAWKQIAKQTGDDRFVRIDILVNGQAGGRAALTIAKQRP; encoded by the coding sequence TTGCGCGCTGATCGCCCTGCACAGAATGGCTTCACTCTGATCGAGGTTGTCGTCGCGCTGGCTGTCTTCAGCCTCGCGGCGTTGGCGTTGATCAAGCTCTCCGCATTTTCGATGCGCACAGGCGGCGACGTGGTCGCGCACGAACTGGCGTGGCAAGTGGCGCGCAATCGTGCGGTAGAAATCATCTCCGATCCCGCCATGCCCGCGCTGGGCGAGAGTCAGGGAAGCGAAGCCAATGGCGGGCAGGTTTTCGCATGGAAGCAGATCGCCAAACAGACCGGTGATGACCGGTTTGTGCGCATCGACATATTGGTCAATGGACAGGCGGGCGGGCGAGCCGCGCTGACCATCGCAAAGCAGCGGCCCTGA
- the gspJ gene encoding type II secretion system minor pseudopilin GspJ, which yields MAHSGSPIRNGFTLVEMLVALFVFGLISAAGVTMLRTTADSQIQLRDKLGERATLSRLSNLIEADLAQAVPRPARIEGGSSRPAFESGDGQLFTFSRIGAAPDAVSAQPTLARIAYRFDGGKLVRSASTHADGARGGNDAVLIDGLRQATIRLREANGGWRDDWTAVEAAILPRALELVLTTKDGRDYRMLYLVGANSGPAKIQGEDAENGEAI from the coding sequence ATGGCTCACTCCGGTTCACCTATCCGCAACGGCTTTACGCTCGTTGAAATGCTCGTAGCTCTGTTCGTCTTCGGGCTGATTTCGGCAGCGGGTGTGACAATGCTGCGCACCACGGCGGACAGCCAGATACAGTTGCGCGACAAGCTGGGTGAGCGGGCGACGCTCAGCCGCCTGTCGAACCTGATTGAAGCCGACCTGGCGCAGGCTGTGCCAAGACCAGCACGGATCGAGGGTGGCTCTTCGCGTCCTGCCTTTGAGAGCGGAGACGGCCAGCTCTTTACTTTCAGCCGGATCGGCGCTGCACCGGATGCTGTTTCCGCTCAGCCCACGCTTGCGCGCATCGCCTATCGGTTTGACGGCGGCAAGCTGGTGCGCAGTGCTTCGACCCATGCCGACGGGGCACGCGGTGGCAACGACGCAGTGCTAATCGATGGACTGCGGCAAGCTACGATACGCCTGCGCGAGGCAAATGGCGGTTGGCGTGACGACTGGACAGCGGTTGAGGCCGCGATATTACCGCGCGCGCTGGAACTTGTGCTGACGACCAAAGATGGCAGGGACTATCGTATGCTATATCTGGTTGGCGCAAACAGTGGCCCTGCCAAGATTCAAGGTGAGGATGCCGAAAATGGCGAAGCCATTTAA